In Streptacidiphilus sp. P02-A3a, the DNA window CTGAGCGAGGAGTGCCAGGCGGAGGCGGGAGCCCTGCGCCACTGGACCCCGTCGACGCCCCCGCCGCCGGGGTACACCCCGCCGCTGGACCAGCCCGCCCCGGTCCGCGCCCGGCTGCGCGGCACCCGCCGGGACGCCCCCACCGGCTGACCCGGCCGGTGGGACGCCTCGGGTCCCACCGCCGCGCCCGGCGCCTGCGGTGACCGCGCCCGGCCCGCTTGGGGGTGACCGCGCCCGGCCCGGGGGACGCCGACGCAGGTGGGGGCGGAGCGGTGCGGTCCCGTTCCCCTGTCCCTCCCCGGCTGCGGAGGGTAATCTCCCGGTCATGCGCGTCGCCATCGTCACCGACTCCACGGCCTACCTCCCTGGTGAGGCGATCGCCCGGTTCGGGATCGACGTGGTGCCGCTGAGCGTGGTCGTGGGCGACGAGGTGCTGTCCGAGGGCGGCGACGTCTCCCCGGCCGACGTCGCCGCGGCGCTCCAGCGCCGGGTCCGGGTGACCACCTCCCGGCCCAACCCGGAGGCCTTCGCCGCCGCCTACCGGGAGGCCGCCGCCCGGGGCGCCGAGGCGGTGGTCTCGCTGCACCTCTCGGCGGAGTTCTCCGGCACCTACGAGGCCGCGGTGCTGGCCGCCCAGGAGGCCCCGCTGCCGGTGCGGGTGGTGGACACCCGCATGGTCGCGATGGCGCTCGGCTACTGCGTGCTGACGGCCGCCGAGACCGCGCAGGCGGGCGGCACCCTGGACGAGGTGGCCGCGGCGGCCGAGAAGCGGGCGGCGGCCACCACCGGCTTCTTCTACGTGGACACCTTGGAGTACCTGCGCCGCGGCGGTCGGATCGGCTCGGCCCGGGCGCTGCTCGGCTCCGCGCTGGCGGTCAAACCGCTGCTGCACCTGGAGGACGGCCGGATCCAGCCCCTGGAGAAGGTCCGCACGTCCAGCCGGGCCATCGCCCGGCTGGAGGAGATCGCGATCCAGCAGGCCGGGACGGCCGAGGTCGACGTCACCGTGCACCACCTGGTGGCGGCGGAGCGGGCCGAGGCGATCGCGGAGCGGCTGCGGGAGCGCATCCCGGGGCTGCGGCAGCTGTACGTGGGCGAGGTGGGCGCGGTGATCGGCGCGCACGTGGGTCCGGGGCTGCTCGCCGTCGTCGTCTCGCCCTGGTAGTCACCCTTCCGGGTGGCGGGGTTTTCCACACCCCCCTGGTTGTCCACAGCGGGCCGTCGACGCCGTTCGGGCGGCCTGGGCGAGGTCTAGCGTCAGCGGCATGAGAACCGCGATCACCCCCTCCCGCCGCACCCCGGACACCCTGGTCCGCCGCCGGATGACCACCCTGCTCACCCCGCCCCACCCGCAGCCTCGCCCCGACCCCACCCAGGCCCACCTCACCCCGGCCCACCTCACCCAGGCCCGTGCCACGCCGCCGCCCGTCGCCGCCGCCGACGCTGGTGGCGACGACCCGCCGCGGCCCAGTCCCGCGCCGCCCGGGTCCGCGCCACCGGGCCAGGCCCAGCTGCCGCCGGTCCTGCCGGGCCCGGCCTGGCCTGATCCGGCCTCACTGGAGCCGGACCCGGTGGAGCTGGGGCCGCCACCCCCAGCCGCGCTCCCAGCCGCACCCCCAGTCTCACTGGCCGCTGGGAGCGGGCAGCAGCCCGCGAGTGAGCGGTCGGCGCGCCGGCGCGGGCTGCTGGCGCGGCTGCCGTTGGCGGTCCAGGAACGGCTCGACCTCGACCGGCGGGCGCTGGCCGGTCTGTCGGTGCTGCTCGTGCTGGCCCTCGGATACGGGGTGCAGCACTTCTGGGCCGGGCGTCCCGAACCCGTCGCCGTGCCGGTGGCCGACGGTACGGCGCTGTCCGGCGTGGCGGCGGCGCTCGATCCGGGGCCGACGGTCGGGGCCGCCACGCCGTCGTCCGCCCCGGAGCCCAGCGCGGGCCCCGCTCCGGGCCCCGCCGCTGCTCCCGCTCCAGGTCCCGCTCCAGGTCCCGCGCCGGGCCCGTCCGCGACCGGCAACCTGGTGGTGGACGTCGCCGGGAAGGTACGGACGCCGGGGCTGCGGACCCTGCCGCAGGGGGCGAGGGTGCAGGACGCGCTCCAGGCCGCGGGCGGCCCGCTGCCGGGGACGGACCTGACCGGGCTCAACCTCGCCCGTCCGCTGGGCGACGGTGAGGAGGTCGTGGTCGGCGTGAGCGGTGTGGCCGGTCCGCCGACCGGGTCCGGTGGCGCGCCTCCCGCCGCGCCGCTCAGCCTGAACAGCGCTACCGCCCCGCAACTGGACGCGCTGCCGGGGGTGGGCCCGGTGCTGGCCCAGCGGATCATCCGGTACCGCGAACAGCACGGCGGTTTCCAGTCGGTGGAGCAACTCCGCCATGTCAGCGGATTCGGGGAGCGAAGACTCCAGGACCTCAAGGCCGTGCTGCGGCCCTGAGAGGGGGCAGCAGATGGCAAGGCAACCAGGGCGGGACGACCCGTCACCGCGGGCGTCCAGGCCCGGCCGGGGCCCGGCCGTGCCGGGGCAGCGGCCGCCGCAGGATCTCCGGCTGGTCGGTCCGGCCGTCGCCGCCTGGGGCACTGCCGCGATCGCCCTCGGCGCGGGGGTGGTCGCGAGCCCGTGGCTGCTCGGTTTCGCGGCCGCCGCCGTCCTGTCCGCCGCCGCCCTGCTCCTGGTCCGCCACCGCGCCTCCGCGCCCCGGGCGTCCCGGCTCCGGGCCTCCCCGCCGCGCGGGCTCGCCCGGCCCCTCGCCGGGCTGCTGCTGAGCGCCGCCGCGGCGGCGGTGGCCACCACGCTGGCCACCGCCGATCTGCACCGGGGGCCGATCCCCGGGCTCGCCGCTCGGCGGGCCACCGCCGACGTCGAGTTGACCGTCACCTCCGATCCGCGCGAGGCCGGGGGCGGACCGGCCGCCAGGAGCTACGTGCTGCTGCGGGCGACCGTGGACCAGGTGGCGGTCGCCGGGACCGGCCGGGGGCGCGGCTGGGTGGCCACCCGCACGCCCGTCACCGTGCTCGCGCAGGACCAGGGCCGGGACCAGGGCCGGGACCAGGGACAGGGCCGGGACCAGGGACAGGGCCGGGAGCAGGTGCGGGGCGGGCAGCCCTGGCTGGGGTTGCTGCCGTCGACCAGGCTCCGGGTCGAGGCCAGGCTGGGCGCGGCGGAGGGCGGCGGCGACATCGCCGCCGTGCTGTTCACCCGGGGGCCGCCCCGGATCGTCGCGGGCCCCTCGTTCGGGCAACGCGTCGCCGGGGCGCTGCGGGCGGGGCTCCGCCGTGCCTGCGACCCGCTCGACCCGGATCCCCGGGGGCTGCTCCCGGGCCTGGTCGACGGGGACACCAGCCGGATGCCGCCGGATCTGCAGCAGGCGTTCCTGACCACCGACCTGGTGCACATCACCTCCGTCTCCGGCTCCAACCTCTCGGTGCTGATGGTGCTGCTGCTCGGCGCCGCCGCCCGCTCGCGGACCCCGGAGCGCGGCGGGGTCGCCGCCCGGCTGGGCCTGCCGCTGCGGGTCACCGCGCTGCTCGGGGTGGCCTGCACGCTCGGGTTCGTACTGCTCTGCCGCCCCGACCCGAGCGTGCTGCGGGCCGCCGCGACCGGCCTGATCATGCTGCTGGCGCTGGCCACCGGCCGCCGCACGGCGCCGCTCGCGGCCCTGGCCGGGGCCACCCTGCTGCTGATGCTGCTCGACCCCTGGCTGGCCCGGTCCTACGGCTTCGCCCTGTCCGCGCTGGTCACCGCCGGGCTGCTGACCCTGGGACCGCGCTGGGCGAGGGCCCTGGTCCGGCGCGGCTGGCCGCCGCACCTGGCCGAGGCCGCCGCCTGCGCGGCGGCGGCGCAGGCGCTCTGCGGGCCGCTGCTGGTGCTGAAGGCAGCCCAGATCAGCCTGGTCGCGATCCCCTGCAACCTGCTCGCCGAGGTGGCGGTGGCACCGGCCACCCTGCTGGGCTTCGCCGCGCTCGCCGCCGCACCACTGTCCCTGGCCGCGGCGACGCCGCTGGCCAGGCTGGGCTCGGTGCCCACGGCCTGGATCGCCGACCTGGCCCGCTGGGCCGCGGCGATCCCGGGGGCCGAGGTCGGCTGGCCCGGCGGCTGGGTCGGCGCGCTGCTGCTGGCGGCGGTCACCTGCGCCGTGGTCGCCTGCCTGCCGGTGCTCCGCTACCGCTTCGTGGCGGTGGCACTGGCGCTGGTCCTGGTCGCGGTGCTGCTGCGGCCGGCTCCGCTCACCCGCCTGGTCACCGGCTGGCCGCCGCCGCACTGGCGGGTGGTGGTCTGCGACGTGGGGCAGGGCGACGCGCTGGTGCTGTCCCCGGGCACCGACGCCGGGACGGCGCTGGTGATCGACACCGGCCCGGATCCGCACGCGGTCGACCGCTGCCTGCGGACGCTGGGGATCACCCGGATTCCGCTGCTGCTGTTGACCCACGAGCACGCGGACCACGTCGAGGGCCTGCCGGGGGTGCTGGACGGCCGGGCGGTCGGGGCGATCGAGACCACGACCGACGCCGATCCGCAGGGGGAGACGGCGCGGGTCCGGCGCTGGGCCGCCGCGGCCGGGGTGCCGCTGGTACGGGCCGTCCCGGGGGAGCGCCGCAGCCTGGGTCAGCTGCACTGGCAGGTGCTCTGGCCGGACGGGCCGCTCGGGCCGGACACCCCGGGGCCGAACAACGCCAGCGTGTCGCTGCTGGTCACCGCGCCCGGGCTGCGGATGGCCTTCCTCGGCGACCTGGAGCCGCCCGCCCAGTCCCGGCTGCTGGAGCACCTGTCGGCGTTCCCCGGGCTGCGCCACCTGGACGTGCTCAAGGTCGCCCACCACGGCTCGGCCAAGCAGGACGCCGACCTGATCCGGGCGCTCGCGCCCCGGCTCGCGCTGATCTCGGTGGGCCTGGGCAACTCCTATGGCCACCCCGCCCGTTCGACCCTGGACCTGCTCCGCTCGGTGGGCGCCACGGTGCTGCGGACCGACACCGACGGGGAGATCGCGGTCACTGACGAGGGGGGCCGTCTGGCCACGGCGACCAACCCCCGATAATGGCGCAGTGCATGATGAAGACTCCTATGTGATCGTCCTACCCGACCGCGACGCAGCCGAGGCCGTCGCCGAAGAACTCGGGGAGCGGTACCCCGACCTGCCGGAACCGGAGCTGCACCGCGAGGCGCTCGCGGGCGAGGACGACGCCGAGGACGCCCAGTGGCTGGTCGTCCTCCAGCAGCCGCTGCCCGACAGCCTCACCCGCCCCGCGCTGAGCACCCTCGCGGCGGAGTACGACGGCTGGCTGGAGTGACCCCGACCCGCGGCTGAGCGACCGGCGGGGGAGCGGGCTTGTCGGTGGCAGCCACTAGGCTGACGGCGATGGCCAGGAAACCCAGCGACGACCCGCTCTCCCCGCTGACGCTCGTCGTCGGCCAGGAGGAGCTCCTGCTCGACCGTGCCGTGGCGCAGACCACCTCGGCGGCCCGGCAGGCCGACCCCGACACCGACGTCCGCGACCTCCAGCCCGGGGCGCTTCAGCCGGGCATGCTCAGCGAGCTGACCAGCCCCTCGCTGTTCTCCGAGCGCAAGGTGATCATCGTCAGGGCCGCGCAGGACCTCGCCGCCGACACCGTCAAGGAGATCAAGTCCTACCTGGACGATCCGGCCCCCGAGGTGATGCTGGTGCTGGTGCACGCGGGCGGGGCCAAGGGCAAGGGGCTGCTCGACGCGGCGAAGAAGGCGGGTGCCCGCGAGGTCGTCTGCCCCAAGCTCAGCAAGCCCGCCGAGAAGCTGGCGTTCGTCCGCGCCGAGTTCCGGGTCACCGGCCGCTCCGCGACCGAGGACGCCTGTACCGCGCTGCTGGACGCGGTCGGCAGCGACCTGCGCGAGCTCGCCTCGGCCTGCAGCCAGTTGGCCGCCGACACCGAGGGCACCATCGACGAGACCGTCGTCGCCCGCTACTACACCGGCCGGGCCGAGTCCTCCGGCTTCCAGGTCGCCGACCTGGCGGTGACCGGCCGCACCGCCGAGGCGCTGGGCCAGCTGCGCTGGGCGCTGGCGGTGGGCGAGAAGCCGACCGGCATCGTCTTCGCGCTGGCGTCGGGCGTCCGGGCCATCGGCCGGGTCGCCACCGCCGACCGCGGGCTCCGCCCCGGCGACCTGGCGCGCGAGCTGGGAATGCCGCCGTGGAAGATCGACCGGGTCCGCCAGCAGCTGCGCGGCTGGAGCGGCGACGGCGTGGCCGTGGCGCTGCGCGCGATCGCCGAGGCCGACGCCGCCGTCAAGGGCGGCTCCGGCGACCCCGCCTACGCCCTGGAGCAGTGCGTGGTCACGGTCTCCCGCGCGGCCCGCTCGCAACGCTGACCGGGCCGTTCCAGCACGTGGTACGGGAACGGCCCGCCCAGTGGGGACCGGGCGGGCCGTATCGATCTGGTCGGTGACCAGGAGTTCTCTTCGTACTGAGAGGCACCGCACCCGCGTGGCGAACGCAGGCCGCGTGCGGTGCGAGAAAGCGTGCTCAGCTGTCCGGGTAGAGGGCCGGACCTGCTGGGCGGGGCCGGAGCGGTGCGGTTGAGAGGGACCGCGTTCCCGTTCCGGCGGTGGTCGTCGTCAAGCGCGACCGGGAAAGCAGATCAGCCCTGGAGCCCGGCAGCCCGCGCGGCGAGCGCCGACTTCTTGTTGGCAGCCTGGTTCTTGTGGATGACGCCCTTGCTGGCGGCCTTGTCGAGCTTCTTGTTGGCCTCGCGGGTCAGCGCGACGGCCTTCTCGACGTCGCCGGCCTCCATGGCCTCACGGGCCTTGCGGACGGCGGTCTTCAGCGAGGACTTGACAGCCTTGTTGCGCTGACGAGCCTTCTCGTTGGTCTTGATGCGCTTGATCTGGGACTTGATGTTCGCCACGAATGAGCCTCAGTCTGAAGTATTGGAACAGGGTTGGCGTCCGCTGCCCCGGGCAGGCCGCCGACCTCGCGGTCAGTGGGCATGCGGGATCGCAGACACGGTGGTCCAGGCTAGCAGGGGGGCCGCGCCTAGCCCAAACCGTCCGAGCCGAAGTGCTCGACCAGCGGGAACGGCGAGTAGAAGTGGTGCAGCAGCTCCCGCCAGCGCTGGTACTCGGCGGACCGCCGGAAGCCCTCGGTGTGATCCTCCAGCCGCTCCCACTCGACCTGGAGCAGGAACCGCGACTCGCCGCCCGGGTCGAGGCAGCGGAGCAGCCGCAGCGAGACGAAGCCGGGCTGGACCGAGATCAGCGGGCGGGCCTGCGCGAAGGCGGCGAGGAAGGCGTCCTCCTGGCCGGGCAGGACGTCGAGGCGGGCGGATTCGAGGATCATGGGCAGTGATCATGCCGGAAGGCCGTTCCCCCACGCCGTCGAGCTGCGGATTTCCCGGGACTCTTCGCGCACTGCGGACCGGTGTGCCAGTGTGGCGGTCATGACCGCTGCTGTTCGTCGCGCCCGCGCTGCCGTCTCCGGCCCCCGCTCCGCCCTGGTGCTGTCCGGGATCCTGGCCGGAATGGGGGCGCTGCACTTCGCCGTGCCGAAGCCGTTCGACGCGCTGGTGCCCAAGGTGCTCCCGGGCAGTCCCCGGGGCTGGACGAAGGCCAGCGGCGCCGCCGAGCTGGCGGTGGCCGCGGCGGTCGCGCTGCCCGCGACCCGGCGGCTGGGCGGGCTGGCCGCCGCCGGACTGTTCACGGCGGTGTTCCCGGCGAACGTGCAGATGGCCTACGACTGGCGGCAGGCCTCCCGGGTGAAGCGGGCGATCGCGCTGGGCCGACTGCCGTTGCAGGCCCCGCTGATCGGCTGGGCGCTGGCCGTCCGGGCCGGCGCCGGCGCCTCGGACGCCCTGGCCCCGGCAGCCGAGTAGCGGCCCGGGCGACATCCGGGCGGCGTCCGGCGAAACGGGGTCCGGGCCGCGCCCGGGGGCGTTGGCGGTGGCTCTGAGCGGCCGGGTGCCCGCTCGTGGGACGATAGTCGGGGAACACCCCGCGACGACCTCCGCCCTGCTCCTCCACTCGACACCATTGGATCCTGCGTGCCCGCCATCCCCGTCAACGTTCCGGAGCCCAGCCGCACCGACCCGGCGCTGATCCGCAACTTCTGCATCATCGCCCACATCGACCACGGCAAGTCCACGCTTGCCGACCGGATGCTTCAGATCACCGGTGTGGTCGACCCCCGGATGATGCGCGCGCAGTACCTCGACCGGATGGACATCGAGCGCGAGCGCGGCATCACCATCAAGTCGCAGGCGGTGCGACTGCCGTGGGCGCCGCTGAGCGGCGACGCGCAGGGCACGACGCACATCCTGAACATGATCGACACCCCCGGCCACGTCGACTTCACCTACGAGGTGTCCCGGTCGCTGGCGGCCTGCGAGGGCACGCTGCTGGTGGTGGACGCGGCCCAGGGCATCGAGGCGCAGACGCTGGCGAACCTGTACCTGGCGCTGGAGAACGACCTCACCATCATCCCGGTGCTCAACAAGATCGACCTCCCGGCCGCGCAGCCGGAGAAGTACTCCGAGGAGCTGGCCCGGATCATCGGCTGCGAGCCCGAGGACGTGCTGCTCGCCAGCGCCAAGAGCGGCCTCGGCGTGGAGGCGATCCTGGACGCGGTGGTCCAGCGGGTCCCGGCCCCGGTCGGCGTCAAGGACGCCCCGGCCCGCGCGATGATCTTCGACTCGGTCTACGACACCTACCGCGGCGTGGTCACCTACGTCCGTGTGGTCGACGGCGAGCTGA includes these proteins:
- a CDS encoding DegV family protein; translation: MRVAIVTDSTAYLPGEAIARFGIDVVPLSVVVGDEVLSEGGDVSPADVAAALQRRVRVTTSRPNPEAFAAAYREAAARGAEAVVSLHLSAEFSGTYEAAVLAAQEAPLPVRVVDTRMVAMALGYCVLTAAETAQAGGTLDEVAAAAEKRAAATTGFFYVDTLEYLRRGGRIGSARALLGSALAVKPLLHLEDGRIQPLEKVRTSSRAIARLEEIAIQQAGTAEVDVTVHHLVAAERAEAIAERLRERIPGLRQLYVGEVGAVIGAHVGPGLLAVVVSPW
- a CDS encoding ComEA family DNA-binding protein, producing the protein MRTAITPSRRTPDTLVRRRMTTLLTPPHPQPRPDPTQAHLTPAHLTQARATPPPVAAADAGGDDPPRPSPAPPGSAPPGQAQLPPVLPGPAWPDPASLEPDPVELGPPPPAALPAAPPVSLAAGSGQQPASERSARRRGLLARLPLAVQERLDLDRRALAGLSVLLVLALGYGVQHFWAGRPEPVAVPVADGTALSGVAAALDPGPTVGAATPSSAPEPSAGPAPGPAAAPAPGPAPGPAPGPSATGNLVVDVAGKVRTPGLRTLPQGARVQDALQAAGGPLPGTDLTGLNLARPLGDGEEVVVGVSGVAGPPTGSGGAPPAAPLSLNSATAPQLDALPGVGPVLAQRIIRYREQHGGFQSVEQLRHVSGFGERRLQDLKAVLRP
- a CDS encoding ComEC/Rec2 family competence protein, producing the protein MARQPGRDDPSPRASRPGRGPAVPGQRPPQDLRLVGPAVAAWGTAAIALGAGVVASPWLLGFAAAAVLSAAALLLVRHRASAPRASRLRASPPRGLARPLAGLLLSAAAAAVATTLATADLHRGPIPGLAARRATADVELTVTSDPREAGGGPAARSYVLLRATVDQVAVAGTGRGRGWVATRTPVTVLAQDQGRDQGRDQGQGRDQGQGREQVRGGQPWLGLLPSTRLRVEARLGAAEGGGDIAAVLFTRGPPRIVAGPSFGQRVAGALRAGLRRACDPLDPDPRGLLPGLVDGDTSRMPPDLQQAFLTTDLVHITSVSGSNLSVLMVLLLGAAARSRTPERGGVAARLGLPLRVTALLGVACTLGFVLLCRPDPSVLRAAATGLIMLLALATGRRTAPLAALAGATLLLMLLDPWLARSYGFALSALVTAGLLTLGPRWARALVRRGWPPHLAEAAACAAAAQALCGPLLVLKAAQISLVAIPCNLLAEVAVAPATLLGFAALAAAPLSLAAATPLARLGSVPTAWIADLARWAAAIPGAEVGWPGGWVGALLLAAVTCAVVACLPVLRYRFVAVALALVLVAVLLRPAPLTRLVTGWPPPHWRVVVCDVGQGDALVLSPGTDAGTALVIDTGPDPHAVDRCLRTLGITRIPLLLLTHEHADHVEGLPGVLDGRAVGAIETTTDADPQGETARVRRWAAAAGVPLVRAVPGERRSLGQLHWQVLWPDGPLGPDTPGPNNASVSLLVTAPGLRMAFLGDLEPPAQSRLLEHLSAFPGLRHLDVLKVAHHGSAKQDADLIRALAPRLALISVGLGNSYGHPARSTLDLLRSVGATVLRTDTDGEIAVTDEGGRLATATNPR
- the holA gene encoding DNA polymerase III subunit delta, with translation MARKPSDDPLSPLTLVVGQEELLLDRAVAQTTSAARQADPDTDVRDLQPGALQPGMLSELTSPSLFSERKVIIVRAAQDLAADTVKEIKSYLDDPAPEVMLVLVHAGGAKGKGLLDAAKKAGAREVVCPKLSKPAEKLAFVRAEFRVTGRSATEDACTALLDAVGSDLRELASACSQLAADTEGTIDETVVARYYTGRAESSGFQVADLAVTGRTAEALGQLRWALAVGEKPTGIVFALASGVRAIGRVATADRGLRPGDLARELGMPPWKIDRVRQQLRGWSGDGVAVALRAIAEADAAVKGGSGDPAYALEQCVVTVSRAARSQR
- the rpsT gene encoding 30S ribosomal protein S20, which gives rise to MANIKSQIKRIKTNEKARQRNKAVKSSLKTAVRKAREAMEAGDVEKAVALTREANKKLDKAASKGVIHKNQAANKKSALAARAAGLQG
- a CDS encoding antibiotic biosynthesis monooxygenase, which produces MILESARLDVLPGQEDAFLAAFAQARPLISVQPGFVSLRLLRCLDPGGESRFLLQVEWERLEDHTEGFRRSAEYQRWRELLHHFYSPFPLVEHFGSDGLG